Proteins encoded by one window of Sciurus carolinensis chromosome 12, mSciCar1.2, whole genome shotgun sequence:
- the LOC124962011 gene encoding ankyrin repeat domain-containing protein 26-like, with translation MIEAKNKDSLTPLLLVLKENNQQMADFLVDMGAIILVTDHQGRTSLMLAAGHKSKGTVRLLLQKGVDVCLKDRSGRTALSYAVNCSDNLKEIAVAYEEKQREIFQNKYPEVLAGKTSEEEQARLDVCEVNELKLDDLKEQLQYSSSQHAYLNMENQFLRQEVLSLEELKITCGKLEEEKKELEEKIVTLQSRENDSVEIDPRGQYEATSEKTGREKTLEETVQSLQAKIYLHQLREHHDASMRSQMRLNIQDMKAKLFDMNNQVYAYKIELEQCKQLYLEEVDRRMSLSDELSMTKERLAEVSNELARCCNVQETSMILLHTSRVEITTCRTVAASSTSLSSEQYFEEETS, from the exons ATGATTGAAGCAAAAAACAAG GACAGCCTCACTCCACTATTACTTgtgctgaaagaaaacaatcagcaaATGGCAGATTTCCTAGTGGACATGGGAGCCATTATCCTTGTGACGGATCATCAGGGAAG AACATCACTGATGCTCGCAGCAggacacaaaagcaaaggaacaGTCAGGCTGCTTCTGCAAAAAGGAGTTGACGTGTGTTTGAAAGATCGCTCTGGTAGGACCGCATTGTCCTATGCAGTCAATTGCAGTGATAACCT TAAAGAAATAGCTGTTGCATATGAAGAAAAGCAAcgtgaaatatttcaaaataaatacccag AAGTACTTGCAGGAAAGACATCAGAGGAAGAACAGGCAAGACTTGATGTGTGTGAAGTTAACGAACTAAAG ttGGATGATCTTAAGGAACAACTGCAATATTCATCTTCACAGCATGCATATCTAAATATGGAAAATCAattcctgaggcaggaggttctgtctctggaagaattaaaaattacGTGTGGAAaactggaggaggagaagaaggaattagaagaaaaaatagtaaccCTTCAATCTCGGGAGAATGATTCGGTGGAAATTGATCCAAGAGGACAGTATGAAGCAACAAGTGAaaagacagggagggagaaaaCATTGGAGGAAACGGTGCAGTCTTTACAG GCAAAGATCTATTTACACCAATTAAGAGAACATCATGACGCTTCCATGAGGAGtcagatgaggctgaacatccaAGACATGAAGGCCAAACTTTTTGACATGAACAATCAAGTTTACGCTTATAAAATAGAGCTGGAACAGTGTAAGCAGCTCTATTTAGAAGAAGTGGACAGGAGAATGTCGTTGTCTGATGAACTTAGCAT GACGAAGGAAAGGCTAGCGGAAGTGAGTAATGAGCTTGCAAGATGTTGTAATGTTCAGGAAACATCAATGATCCTACTGCACACCAGCCGTGTTGAAATAACAACATGCAGAACTGTGGCTGCAAG